Proteins encoded by one window of Superficieibacter sp. HKU1:
- the nusB gene encoding transcription antitermination factor NusB: MKPAARRRARECAVQALYSWQLSQNDISDVEYQFLAEQDVKDVDIVYFRELLSGVATNSAYLDGLMKPYLSRLLEELGQVEKAVLRIALFELSKRDDVPYKVAINEAIELAKTFGAEDSHKFVNGVLDKAAPAIRPRKK, translated from the coding sequence GTGAAACCTGCTGCTCGTCGCCGCGCCCGTGAATGTGCCGTCCAGGCGCTTTACTCCTGGCAGTTGTCCCAGAACGACATCTCTGATGTTGAATATCAGTTCCTGGCGGAACAGGATGTCAAAGATGTCGACATCGTGTATTTCCGCGAACTGCTCTCCGGGGTGGCGACTAACAGCGCATATCTCGACGGTCTGATGAAGCCGTACCTGTCCCGTCTGCTCGAAGAGCTGGGCCAGGTTGAGAAAGCCGTGCTGCGCATCGCGCTGTTCGAGCTGTCCAAACGTGATGATGTGCCGTATAAAGTGGCCATCAACGAAGCCATCGAACTGGCAAAAACCTTTGGCGCTGAAGACAGCCACAAATTCGTAAACGGCGTGCTGGATAAAGCAGCCCCGGCGATCCGTCCCCGCAAAAAGTGA
- the thiL gene encoding thiamine-phosphate kinase, giving the protein MACGEFSLIARYFDRVRSSRLDVETGIGDDCALLNIPEKQTLAISTDTLVCGIHFLPDIDPADLACKALAVNVSDLAAMGADPAWLTLALTLPEVNEPWLEAFSDSLFEQLNYYDMQLIGGDTTRGPLSMTLGIHGFVPLGRALKRSGARPGDWIYVTGTPGDSAAGLAILQGRLQVDDEADAAYMVKRHLRPTPRVLHGQALRDRASSAIDLSDGLISDLGHILKASGCGARLDLDAFPFSAPLLRHVEPEQALRWALGGGEDYELCFTVPERNRGALDVALKHLGTTFTCIGQVVPENEGVQFLRNGQPVMFDWKGYDHFA; this is encoded by the coding sequence ATGGCATGTGGCGAATTTTCCCTGATTGCCCGTTATTTTGACCGCGTAAGAAGTTCACGCCTGGATGTTGAAACCGGCATCGGCGACGACTGCGCGCTGCTCAATATTCCTGAAAAACAGACGCTGGCAATCAGCACCGATACGCTGGTCTGCGGCATCCATTTCCTTCCTGATATTGATCCTGCCGATTTGGCCTGTAAGGCACTGGCGGTAAACGTCAGCGATCTCGCTGCCATGGGTGCCGATCCTGCATGGTTAACGCTGGCCTTGACGCTGCCTGAAGTGAACGAGCCATGGCTGGAAGCGTTCAGCGACAGCCTGTTTGAACAACTTAATTATTATGATATGCAGCTGATTGGCGGCGACACTACCCGTGGTCCGCTGTCGATGACGCTGGGTATTCACGGCTTCGTGCCGCTGGGGCGCGCCCTTAAGCGCTCAGGTGCCAGACCGGGTGACTGGATCTACGTTACCGGTACGCCTGGCGACAGCGCGGCCGGGCTGGCGATATTGCAGGGCCGTCTTCAGGTTGATGACGAGGCTGACGCCGCGTATATGGTAAAACGGCATTTGCGGCCAACGCCGCGGGTACTGCACGGTCAGGCGTTGCGCGATCGTGCCAGTTCGGCTATCGATCTCTCCGACGGCCTGATTTCCGATCTCGGGCATATTCTGAAGGCCAGCGGCTGCGGCGCACGTCTCGATCTTGACGCGTTTCCATTTTCTGCGCCGCTATTACGCCATGTTGAGCCTGAACAGGCGCTGCGCTGGGCGCTGGGAGGCGGGGAAGATTACGAACTCTGCTTCACCGTGCCGGAACGTAATCGCGGCGCGCTGGACGTGGCGTTAAAACATCTGGGGACGACATTTACCTGCATCGGACAGGTGGTGCCGGAAAACGAAGGCGTACAGTTTTTACGTAACGGTCAGCCCGTCATGTTTGACTGGAAAGGGTACGATCATTTCGCGTAA
- a CDS encoding aldo/keto reductase, with translation MQYNMLGKTDLRVSRLCLGCMTFGEPDRGKHAWTLPEESSRPIIQRALEGGINFFDTANSYSDGSSEEIVGRALRDFARREEVVVATKVYHQVGDLAEGLSRAQILRSIDDSLRRLNMDYVDLLQIHRWDYNTPPEETLEALNDVVKAGKARYIGASSMHASQFAGALALQKQHGWAPFVTMQDHYNLIYREEEREMLPLCYQQGVAVIPWSPLARGRLTRPWGETTARSVSDEFGSTLYNTTEDNDAQIAERLAGVAEDTGATRAQVALAWLLSKPGVAAPIIGSSRQEQLDELLQAVDLTLTPEQIAELETPYQQHPVVGFK, from the coding sequence ATGCAATACAACATGTTAGGAAAAACAGACCTCAGGGTTTCCCGCCTTTGTCTTGGCTGTATGACCTTCGGCGAACCGGATCGCGGTAAGCACGCCTGGACCTTACCGGAAGAGAGTAGTCGCCCGATTATTCAACGCGCGCTGGAAGGCGGCATCAATTTTTTCGATACGGCAAATAGCTATTCTGACGGCAGCAGTGAAGAAATCGTTGGCCGCGCGCTGCGCGACTTTGCGCGTCGTGAAGAGGTTGTTGTCGCCACGAAAGTGTATCACCAGGTGGGTGACCTGGCAGAAGGGCTGTCCCGTGCGCAGATCCTGCGCTCCATCGACGACAGCCTGCGTCGTCTGAATATGGATTATGTCGATTTACTGCAAATCCACCGCTGGGATTACAACACGCCGCCTGAAGAAACGCTGGAAGCCCTGAACGACGTGGTGAAAGCGGGTAAAGCACGCTACATCGGTGCATCATCCATGCACGCCTCCCAGTTCGCCGGGGCGCTGGCGCTGCAAAAACAGCACGGCTGGGCACCGTTCGTTACCATGCAGGATCACTACAATCTTATCTACCGTGAAGAAGAGCGCGAGATGCTACCGCTGTGCTACCAGCAGGGCGTCGCGGTGATCCCGTGGAGTCCGCTGGCGCGGGGCCGTCTGACTCGTCCCTGGGGTGAAACGACCGCCCGTTCGGTCTCAGATGAGTTTGGCAGCACGCTGTATAACACCACGGAAGATAACGACGCGCAGATTGCGGAACGGCTTGCGGGCGTGGCGGAAGACACTGGCGCAACGCGGGCGCAGGTGGCGCTGGCGTGGCTGCTCAGTAAACCCGGCGTCGCCGCACCGATTATTGGCAGCTCGCGGCAGGAGCAGCTTGATGAGCTGTTGCAGGCGGTTGATTTGACGTTAACTCCCGAGCAGATTGCCGAGCTGGAAACGCCGTATCAACAGCACCCGGTTGTCGGGTTTAAATAA